One part of the Luteolibacter flavescens genome encodes these proteins:
- a CDS encoding MBL fold metallo-hydrolase, translated as MPERFTGGFFQTNGYLLKTPGDSYILVDAPMGVAAWLRAKNIVPAALLLTHQHIDHIDDASEVAAMGVKVHAFSPHSAELTLETLLQNLGMQVRVQPFTVDEVLEGRKSLEIDGLRIDLAHVPGHSADSVTFFLPDQGELFSGDTLMASGLGRSDFPGGDGRLLIDGIREKLLALPLDTKVFPGHGPATTIGAERAGNPYCGD; from the coding sequence ATGCCTGAGCGCTTCACCGGTGGTTTCTTCCAGACAAATGGTTATCTGCTGAAAACCCCGGGAGATTCCTACATCCTCGTCGATGCCCCGATGGGAGTCGCTGCATGGCTGAGGGCGAAAAACATCGTCCCCGCGGCCTTGCTGCTGACCCACCAGCACATTGATCATATCGACGATGCGTCTGAGGTGGCAGCGATGGGCGTGAAAGTGCATGCGTTTTCACCCCATTCGGCCGAGCTGACCTTGGAGACCCTGCTCCAGAATCTGGGGATGCAGGTGCGCGTCCAGCCTTTCACCGTCGATGAGGTGCTGGAAGGCCGGAAGTCATTGGAAATCGATGGCTTGCGCATCGATCTTGCCCACGTTCCGGGTCACTCCGCGGACAGCGTGACCTTTTTCCTGCCGGACCAAGGAGAGCTCTTTTCCGGCGACACGCTGATGGCCAGCGGCTTGGGGAGATCGGACTTCCCGGGTGGCGACGGCAGGTTGCTGATCGATGGAATTCGGGAGAAGCTTCTGGCTCTTCCATTGGATACGAAGGTCTTCCCCGGCCACGGTCCCGCCACCACGATCGGCGCGGAACGTGCTGGAAACCCGTATTGTGGCGACTGA